A stretch of Corallococcus soli DNA encodes these proteins:
- a CDS encoding 2-oxo acid dehydrogenase subunit E2, which yields MNLDLIPAPPASAFRKLALGTWRAPRDPSAYASLELRMEPALAFMAAHRTRTGRRLTVTHLVAKAAADALRLHPDANVVLRGHRPWQRRDVGVCVLVVQPAQGSSRVDLTTATVHRADVMPLEALADALEAKVSRVRAREDVEIERGKRRSSLLPGWLMGPALRLLSFVWYGLNVNLRRVGMPVDPFGSVAVTNLGSLGLEQGFVAMVPYTRVPLLLAPGKVRDVPVVEDGALVPGKAMTLTCTWDARLIDVDLAARVLRHIGGALEDPWGWDAPGGEAR from the coding sequence ATGAACCTGGACCTCATCCCCGCGCCGCCCGCCAGTGCCTTTCGCAAGCTCGCGCTGGGCACGTGGCGCGCGCCCCGGGACCCCTCCGCGTATGCGTCGCTGGAGCTGCGCATGGAGCCGGCCCTCGCGTTCATGGCCGCGCACCGGACACGGACGGGCCGGCGGCTGACGGTGACGCACCTGGTGGCGAAGGCCGCCGCGGACGCGCTGCGCCTCCACCCCGACGCCAACGTCGTGCTGCGCGGCCACCGCCCCTGGCAGCGGCGGGACGTGGGCGTCTGCGTACTGGTGGTGCAGCCGGCGCAGGGCTCCTCGCGGGTGGACCTGACCACCGCCACCGTGCACCGCGCGGATGTGATGCCGTTGGAAGCCCTGGCGGACGCGCTGGAGGCGAAGGTGTCGCGGGTGCGGGCGCGTGAGGACGTGGAGATTGAGCGGGGCAAGCGCCGCTCGTCGCTGCTGCCCGGCTGGCTGATGGGCCCCGCGCTGCGGCTGCTGTCGTTCGTCTGGTACGGGCTGAACGTGAACCTGCGGCGGGTGGGCATGCCCGTGGACCCGTTCGGCTCCGTGGCGGTGACGAACCTGGGCTCGCTGGGCCTGGAGCAGGGCTTCGTCGCGATGGTGCCCTACACCCGCGTGCCGCTGCTGCTGGCCCCGGGGAAGGTGCGCGACGTGCCGGTGGTGGAGGACGGGGCGCTGGTGCCCGGCAAGGCGATGACGCTCACCTGCACCTGGGACGCGCGCCTCATCGACGTGGACCTGGCGGCGCGGGTGCTCCGGCACATCGGAGGCGCGCTGGAGGACCCCTGGGGGTGGGATGCACCCGGGGGCGAAGCGCGGTAG
- the rsgA gene encoding ribosome small subunit-dependent GTPase A gives MSLESLGWGPDFDLALSTAQSTSSVSLVPGRVVRQHRGLLTVQTSSRALLARAAGRLLHQAESAEALPTIGDWVLLQPPSSGDGEALMQAVLPRRSVLKRREAGSEHDGQLIAANVDVVFLVVGLDGNFNPRRIERALTLAWNSGATPVVLLSKADLAPDAAARVLEVQALAPGVDVLAVSAKAGLGVEEVRARIPAAKTGVLLGSSGVGKSTLANRLLDAARLVTQPVRAEDDKGRHTTTHRELFVLDHGGLVIDGPGMRELGLWGEDEKVSLAQAFADVFALAEGCRFNDCGHRNEPGCAVTAAVQAGTLPEERRANFEKLLREQSFTARQVDAAAQREHKRTQRKQTLEGSQRGRAKRRGE, from the coding sequence GTGTCACTTGAATCCCTTGGCTGGGGTCCTGATTTCGACCTCGCGTTGTCCACCGCGCAGTCCACCTCCTCCGTCTCCCTCGTCCCCGGCCGCGTCGTGCGCCAGCACCGGGGCCTGCTCACCGTCCAGACCTCCAGCCGGGCCCTCCTCGCCCGCGCCGCCGGGCGGCTGCTCCACCAGGCGGAGAGCGCCGAAGCGCTGCCCACCATTGGCGACTGGGTGCTGCTGCAGCCGCCGTCCTCCGGTGACGGCGAGGCGCTGATGCAGGCCGTGCTGCCCCGCCGCAGCGTCCTCAAGCGGCGCGAGGCGGGCAGCGAACACGACGGGCAGCTCATCGCCGCCAACGTGGACGTGGTGTTCCTCGTCGTGGGCCTGGACGGCAACTTCAACCCGCGCCGCATCGAACGGGCCCTCACCCTGGCCTGGAACAGCGGCGCCACCCCCGTCGTCCTCCTGAGCAAGGCGGACCTCGCGCCGGACGCCGCCGCGCGCGTCCTGGAGGTGCAGGCCCTGGCCCCCGGCGTGGACGTGCTCGCGGTGAGCGCGAAGGCGGGCCTGGGCGTCGAGGAGGTGCGCGCGCGCATCCCCGCCGCGAAGACGGGCGTGCTGCTGGGCTCGTCGGGCGTGGGCAAGTCCACGCTCGCCAACCGCCTGCTGGACGCCGCGCGGCTCGTCACCCAGCCGGTGCGGGCGGAGGACGACAAGGGCCGGCACACCACCACGCACCGCGAATTGTTCGTGCTGGACCACGGAGGGCTCGTCATCGACGGGCCCGGCATGCGCGAGCTGGGGCTGTGGGGCGAGGACGAGAAGGTGTCCCTGGCCCAGGCCTTCGCGGACGTCTTCGCGCTGGCGGAGGGCTGCCGCTTCAACGACTGCGGACACCGGAACGAACCGGGGTGCGCGGTGACGGCGGCGGTCCAGGCCGGCACGCTCCCCGAGGAGCGGCGCGCCAACTTCGAGAAGCTCCTGCGCGAGCAGTCCTTCACCGCCCGTCAGGTGGACGCCGCCGCGCAGCGGGAACACAAGCGCACCCAGCGCAAGCAGACGCTGGAGGGCTCGCAGCGGGGCCGCGCGAAGCGGCGCGGCGAATAG
- a CDS encoding DUF1684 domain-containing protein translates to MSTLALVLSLALQAAPPAKTPSKPPAPTEEKKAPATQAGDVVAATQAWHAQRLQELSTEDGWLTLVGLTWLKEGAQTAGSAPDSVVRLPASVPTKAGSFVREGNTVRFQPAAGVVFTREGKPFTGGALKTDEQGAPDVLRLGSVNFQVIQRGDKLGVRVKDSEAPARKQFHGIPMYTPSAAWKVEARLVPDSASRTITVPNVLGMQDQLPSPGALVFTVAGKEYRLLPVQDEGSEELFIIFGDETNRDTTYGAGRFLSAPLPDASGRVVLDFNRAYNPPCAFSAFATCPLPPRGNRLALRVEAGEKRAGGH, encoded by the coding sequence ATGAGCACCCTCGCCCTGGTCCTGTCCCTGGCCTTGCAGGCCGCGCCGCCCGCGAAGACACCCTCCAAGCCCCCGGCCCCCACCGAGGAGAAGAAGGCCCCGGCGACGCAGGCAGGGGACGTCGTCGCCGCCACCCAGGCGTGGCATGCGCAGCGGTTGCAGGAGCTGTCGACGGAGGACGGCTGGCTGACGCTGGTGGGGCTCACCTGGCTGAAGGAGGGCGCGCAGACGGCGGGCTCCGCGCCCGACAGCGTGGTGCGCCTGCCCGCGTCGGTGCCGACGAAGGCGGGCTCCTTCGTGCGCGAGGGCAACACCGTGCGCTTCCAGCCAGCGGCGGGCGTGGTCTTCACGCGGGAGGGGAAGCCCTTCACGGGGGGCGCGCTGAAGACAGACGAGCAGGGCGCGCCGGACGTGCTGCGCCTGGGCAGCGTGAACTTCCAGGTCATCCAGCGGGGCGACAAGCTGGGCGTGCGGGTGAAGGACTCGGAGGCCCCGGCGCGCAAGCAGTTCCACGGCATTCCCATGTACACGCCCAGCGCGGCGTGGAAGGTGGAGGCCCGGCTGGTGCCGGACTCCGCGTCACGCACCATCACCGTCCCCAACGTGCTGGGCATGCAGGATCAGCTGCCGTCGCCCGGGGCGCTCGTGTTCACCGTGGCGGGCAAGGAGTACCGCCTGCTGCCGGTGCAGGACGAGGGCTCGGAGGAGCTGTTCATCATCTTCGGCGACGAGACGAACCGCGACACCACCTACGGCGCCGGCCGCTTCCTCTCCGCGCCCCTGCCGGATGCGAGCGGGCGCGTCGTGCTGGACTTCAACCGCGCCTACAACCCGCCGTGCGCCTTCTCCGCCTTCGCCACCTGCCCGCTGCCGCCCCGCGGCAACCGTCTGGCATTGCGCGTGGAAGCCGGTGAGAAGCGCGCGGGCGGTCACTGA
- a CDS encoding NAD-binding protein: MRIVIAGGGRVGGALAARLVSEHHTVTVIERDAGICARLFEEVGVVTVCGDATNPRVLEAAGISSADVAAAVLAHDPANLAFTMLVRAVSSARLMVRMLDTNYREAYRLAGVKELVAEADVVVAKMTTAIDFPQVSGSLPLTSSDALLFELAIPARARVSGQTVAQVRALEGFPRECIFIALVDPQGHTALPEGNTQLRAGYTVILVARRAQVATAVEFLTAEPPLGEGLASSLAQTLRKLDFLAPLRDDELENVARGAELLQKPAGTELFRQGDPGETFYVVVSGEVAMKDASRQTVATVKQGGFFGELALLTGEPRNASAVTTTPCELAAVGREDFRGVMMANPAVALEMSRILGQRLSRVQGGQSAPKRRGLFGR; the protein is encoded by the coding sequence ATGAGGATCGTCATCGCGGGGGGAGGACGGGTGGGCGGCGCGCTGGCGGCGCGGCTCGTGTCGGAGCACCACACGGTGACGGTCATCGAACGCGATGCGGGCATCTGCGCGCGCCTCTTCGAAGAGGTGGGCGTGGTGACGGTGTGCGGTGACGCCACGAATCCGCGCGTGCTGGAGGCGGCGGGCATCAGCTCCGCGGACGTGGCGGCGGCGGTGCTGGCGCACGACCCGGCGAACCTGGCGTTCACGATGCTGGTGCGCGCGGTGTCCAGCGCGCGCCTAATGGTGCGCATGCTGGACACGAACTACCGTGAGGCGTACCGGCTGGCGGGCGTGAAGGAGCTGGTGGCGGAGGCGGACGTGGTGGTGGCGAAGATGACCACCGCCATCGACTTCCCGCAGGTGTCCGGGTCGCTGCCGCTCACCAGCAGTGACGCGCTCCTGTTCGAGCTGGCCATTCCGGCGCGCGCCCGGGTGTCGGGGCAGACGGTGGCGCAGGTGCGCGCCCTGGAGGGCTTCCCGCGCGAGTGCATCTTCATCGCGCTGGTGGACCCGCAGGGCCACACGGCGCTGCCGGAGGGCAACACGCAGCTGCGCGCCGGCTACACGGTCATCCTGGTGGCGCGCCGCGCGCAGGTGGCGACGGCGGTGGAGTTCCTCACCGCGGAGCCGCCGCTGGGCGAGGGGCTGGCGTCGTCGCTGGCGCAGACGCTGCGCAAGCTGGACTTCCTGGCGCCGCTGCGTGACGACGAGCTGGAGAACGTGGCGCGCGGCGCGGAGCTGCTCCAGAAGCCCGCGGGCACGGAGCTGTTCCGCCAGGGCGACCCGGGGGAGACCTTCTACGTGGTCGTCTCCGGCGAGGTGGCGATGAAGGACGCCTCGCGGCAGACGGTGGCCACGGTGAAGCAGGGCGGCTTCTTCGGGGAGCTGGCGCTGCTCACCGGCGAGCCGCGCAACGCCTCCGCCGTCACCACCACCCCGTGCGAGCTGGCCGCCGTGGGCCGCGAGGACTTCCGGGGCGTGATGATGGCCAACCCCGCCGTCGCGCTGGAGATGAGCCGCATCCTGGGCCAGCGCCTCTCCCGCGTGCAGGGGGGCCAGTCGGCGCCCAAGCGGCGCGGGCTGTTCGGCCGCTGA
- a CDS encoding PQQ-dependent sugar dehydrogenase yields the protein MRSRRLLLSALVVLSASASACRKSQAQGTASPADCVLVEDGWGPDGTVPLTVDVVAEGLEVPWGVAFLPGGDALVTERPGRVRLLKGGALQPQPVATVPIAKSSEGGLLGIAAHPDFATNRQFYLYVTTDADGKAQNRVERWTLSPEGTSATFERVILGNIPSATYHDGGRLRFGPDGMLYVGTGDAREPDLSQDPASTAGKLLRLTPDGAVPQDNPFPNSPTFLLGVRNTQGFDWKDAATLYLTDHGPSGETLRRAHDEVSVVKAGDNLGWPGIYSCETQDGRVTPSLTFDDAMPPGGAAVYTGTAIPEWKDSLLVGTLGSRHLHRVVFDAQSPRRVAKHEVYLRDTHGRLRDVLMGPDGHLYVTTSNCDGRGDCGPRKDLLLRIRR from the coding sequence ATGCGCTCCCGACGCCTGCTGTTGTCCGCCCTCGTCGTGCTCTCCGCCTCCGCCTCCGCCTGCCGCAAGAGCCAGGCGCAGGGCACCGCCTCCCCCGCGGACTGCGTCCTGGTGGAGGACGGCTGGGGACCGGACGGCACCGTGCCCCTCACCGTGGACGTGGTGGCCGAAGGGCTGGAGGTCCCCTGGGGCGTGGCCTTCCTGCCAGGCGGGGATGCGCTCGTCACCGAGCGGCCGGGCCGGGTGCGCCTGCTGAAGGGTGGCGCGTTGCAGCCCCAGCCCGTGGCCACGGTGCCCATCGCGAAGAGCAGCGAGGGGGGCCTGCTGGGCATCGCCGCGCACCCGGACTTCGCGACGAACCGCCAGTTCTACCTGTACGTCACCACGGACGCGGACGGGAAGGCGCAGAACCGGGTGGAGCGCTGGACGCTGTCGCCGGAGGGCACGAGCGCGACGTTCGAGCGGGTCATCCTGGGCAACATCCCGTCCGCGACCTACCACGACGGCGGACGGCTGCGCTTCGGGCCGGACGGCATGCTGTACGTGGGCACCGGCGACGCACGCGAGCCGGACCTCTCCCAGGACCCGGCGAGCACCGCAGGCAAGCTGCTGCGCCTGACACCCGACGGCGCCGTGCCCCAGGACAATCCCTTTCCAAACTCCCCCACCTTCCTGCTGGGCGTGCGCAACACGCAAGGCTTTGACTGGAAGGACGCGGCCACGCTGTACCTCACCGACCACGGCCCCAGCGGCGAGACGCTGCGCCGCGCGCACGACGAGGTGAGCGTGGTGAAGGCGGGCGACAACCTGGGCTGGCCCGGCATCTATTCGTGCGAGACGCAGGACGGCCGCGTCACCCCGTCGCTCACCTTCGACGACGCGATGCCCCCGGGCGGCGCCGCCGTGTACACCGGCACCGCGATTCCAGAGTGGAAGGACTCCCTGCTCGTGGGCACGCTGGGCTCCCGGCACCTGCACCGGGTGGTGTTCGACGCGCAGTCCCCGCGCCGGGTGGCCAAGCATGAGGTCTACCTGCGCGACACCCACGGCCGCCTGCGCGACGTGCTGATGGGCCCCGACGGCCACCTGTACGTCACCACCAGCAACTGCGACGGCCGGGGCGACTGCGGCCCGCGCAAGGACCTGCTGCTGCGCATCCGGCGCTGA
- a CDS encoding ABC transporter ATP-binding protein: MAVDGITFQVGRREVVGLLGPNGAGKSTTINMLLGVLEPTSGTIHIEGVDLASRRVQALERTNFAAVYAPLPGNLTVAQNLRVFGLIYGVEGLSARIEALLTEYDLQRFRDTKCGVLSSGEQTRVSLAKAMLNQPRLLLLDEPTASLDPATAVDIRERIRAFAAKGDSGVLWTSHNMYEVEAVCDRVLFMSRGRVLLQGDPRTLPGEHGHKTLEELFIAVANEPLALERHPAP, translated from the coding sequence ATGGCCGTGGACGGCATCACCTTCCAGGTCGGGCGCCGGGAGGTGGTGGGCCTGCTCGGGCCCAACGGCGCGGGCAAGAGCACCACCATCAACATGCTCCTGGGCGTACTGGAGCCCACCTCCGGCACCATCCACATCGAGGGCGTGGACCTGGCCTCCCGCCGGGTGCAGGCGCTGGAGCGCACCAACTTCGCCGCCGTCTACGCGCCCCTGCCCGGCAACCTCACCGTGGCGCAGAACCTGCGCGTCTTCGGCCTCATCTACGGCGTGGAGGGCCTGTCCGCCCGCATCGAAGCGCTGCTCACCGAGTACGACCTCCAGCGCTTCCGGGACACCAAGTGCGGCGTGCTGTCCTCCGGCGAGCAGACGCGCGTGTCGCTGGCCAAGGCCATGCTCAACCAGCCGCGCCTGCTGCTCCTGGACGAACCCACCGCGTCGCTGGACCCGGCCACGGCGGTGGACATCCGCGAGCGCATCCGCGCGTTCGCGGCGAAGGGCGACAGCGGCGTGCTGTGGACGTCCCACAACATGTATGAAGTGGAGGCCGTCTGTGACCGCGTCCTCTTCATGTCGCGCGGCAGGGTGCTGCTCCAGGGAGACCCCAGGACGCTGCCCGGCGAGCACGGCCACAAGACGCTGGAGGAGCTGTTCATCGCCGTGGCGAACGAACCCCTGGCCCTGGAAAGGCACCCGGCCCCATGA
- a CDS encoding type 1 glutamine amidotransferase domain-containing protein has protein sequence MARIAFIVANDFEDSELSVPVEKVKQAGHEAVLIGVEAGKVLKGKKGSEVTTEQAVKDLKAADFDALVVPGGYSPDHLRMDIKMVGFVRDFFKADKPIAAICHGPWMLVEADIADGHTVTSFPSIKTDLINANARWVDREVVEDGNLITSRKPDDLEAFSAALLRQVKNGIAPRIGSAQAAESNVDRAPPMH, from the coding sequence ATGGCGCGCATCGCATTCATCGTGGCCAACGACTTCGAGGACTCGGAGCTCAGCGTCCCCGTCGAGAAGGTGAAACAGGCGGGACATGAGGCCGTCCTCATCGGCGTGGAGGCAGGCAAGGTCCTCAAGGGGAAGAAGGGGTCGGAAGTCACGACGGAGCAGGCGGTGAAGGACCTGAAGGCCGCCGACTTCGACGCGCTCGTGGTGCCCGGCGGCTATTCCCCGGACCACCTGCGCATGGACATCAAGATGGTCGGCTTCGTGCGCGACTTCTTCAAGGCGGACAAGCCCATCGCCGCCATCTGCCACGGGCCGTGGATGCTGGTGGAGGCGGACATCGCGGACGGCCACACCGTCACGTCGTTCCCCTCCATCAAGACGGACCTCATCAACGCCAACGCGCGCTGGGTGGACCGCGAGGTGGTGGAGGACGGCAACCTCATCACCTCCCGGAAGCCGGACGACCTGGAGGCCTTCAGCGCCGCGCTGCTGCGCCAGGTGAAGAACGGCATCGCGCCGCGCATCGGCTCGGCCCAGGCCGCCGAGTCCAACGTGGACCGCGCCCCGCCCATGCACTGA
- a CDS encoding cation:proton antiporter, translating into MLLEVPILIGLMVAAIALAIAAKRANVPYNVALVLGGLLISVGHLLPGVPPLNPQVVFLICLPLLLFEGGIMADLNGIRANAISIGLLSTLGMALAIGATGAALHVMLDLAWGPALLLGSILAVTDTVSILYAFRRAPVPGRLSGIIQGESLFNDGTALVAYTAIAAVVAGGHAPTMGSLGGHVLLASVGGAVVGLGLGLLGGFIIRRTEDPLAEIMVTTAVALASYVVAEEVHLSGAISAVVAGLAVGVTLRREVPPQSQVAIHSFWEYATFGVNTFLFLSVGLDTRPEALQGHLPDVGIAVVAVVLGRAVAVYVPFLLLKLFKPAESIPVRWQHVFLVGNIKGALSIGLALGLPENTPAREQLVAIAFGVTLVSTVGQGLALTGVLKWLGLFQQDAVALEMAGQRGKLIASRAAHVELDALHTQGLLPRAAYEHLRSEYQVNIARAERELRRISEQHLAEGARDLLSMRRRLIDAERTALQGARRNGLIPEATAEKMLAHLDARMLDLEKVLHGGSASKDIKEHGAT; encoded by the coding sequence GTGCTGCTGGAAGTCCCCATCCTCATCGGCCTGATGGTGGCGGCCATCGCACTCGCGATCGCCGCCAAGCGGGCCAACGTCCCCTATAACGTCGCACTCGTCTTGGGTGGCCTGCTGATTTCGGTAGGCCACCTGCTCCCGGGAGTGCCGCCGCTCAATCCGCAGGTGGTGTTCCTCATCTGTCTGCCTTTGTTGTTGTTCGAGGGCGGCATCATGGCCGACCTCAATGGCATCCGCGCCAACGCCATCTCCATTGGGTTGTTGTCCACGCTGGGCATGGCCCTGGCGATTGGCGCCACCGGCGCGGCGCTGCACGTCATGCTGGACCTGGCGTGGGGGCCCGCGCTGCTGCTGGGCTCCATCCTCGCCGTCACCGACACGGTCTCCATCCTGTATGCCTTCCGCCGCGCGCCGGTGCCGGGGAGGCTCTCTGGCATCATCCAGGGTGAGAGCCTCTTCAACGACGGCACCGCGCTGGTGGCGTACACCGCCATCGCGGCGGTGGTGGCCGGTGGGCATGCGCCCACCATGGGTTCGCTGGGCGGCCACGTGCTGCTCGCGTCCGTGGGCGGCGCGGTGGTGGGTCTGGGACTGGGCCTGCTGGGTGGCTTCATCATCCGGCGCACGGAGGATCCGCTCGCGGAGATCATGGTGACGACGGCCGTGGCGCTGGCGTCGTACGTGGTGGCGGAGGAGGTGCACCTGTCGGGCGCCATCTCCGCGGTGGTCGCGGGGCTCGCGGTGGGCGTGACGCTCCGGCGCGAGGTGCCGCCGCAGAGCCAGGTGGCCATCCACTCCTTCTGGGAGTACGCCACCTTCGGCGTCAACACGTTCCTGTTCCTCTCCGTGGGCCTGGACACGCGGCCGGAGGCGCTCCAGGGACACCTGCCGGACGTGGGCATCGCGGTGGTGGCCGTGGTGCTGGGCCGCGCGGTGGCCGTCTACGTGCCCTTCCTGCTGCTCAAGCTGTTCAAGCCCGCGGAGAGCATCCCGGTGCGCTGGCAGCACGTCTTCCTGGTGGGCAACATCAAGGGAGCGCTGTCCATCGGTCTGGCCCTGGGCCTGCCGGAGAACACGCCCGCGCGCGAGCAGCTGGTGGCCATCGCCTTCGGCGTGACGCTGGTGTCCACGGTGGGCCAGGGGCTGGCGCTCACGGGCGTGCTCAAGTGGCTGGGCCTGTTCCAGCAGGACGCGGTGGCGCTGGAGATGGCGGGGCAGCGGGGCAAGCTCATCGCCAGCCGCGCGGCGCACGTGGAGCTGGACGCGTTGCACACGCAGGGCCTGCTGCCCAGGGCGGCCTATGAGCACCTGCGCAGCGAGTACCAGGTGAACATCGCCCGGGCGGAGCGGGAGCTGCGGCGCATCAGCGAGCAGCACCTGGCCGAGGGGGCGAGGGACCTCTTGAGCATGCGGCGGCGGCTCATCGACGCGGAGCGCACGGCGTTGCAGGGGGCCCGGCGCAACGGGCTGATTCCTGAGGCGACGGCGGAGAAGATGCTGGCGCACCTGGACGCGCGGATGTTGGACCTGGAGAAGGTGTTGCACGGCGGCAGCGCGAGCAAGGACATCAAGGAGCACGGAGCCACATGA
- a CDS encoding ABC transporter permease, which yields MKASRIAGVALRQFYLYKGNFARVVPLFAFVAIDMVLWGFMTRYLNSVASRGYDFVPALLGAVLLWDFFARVMQGMTMGFFEDVWSRNFLNVFAAPLTLAEYVSGLVLTSIATSAIGLLVMLLLSTTVFGLSFAAYGVMFVPFILILFLFGIALGILGSALVLRLGPAAEWFVWPIPSLLSPFVGVFYPLSTLPEWMQWVSRALPPSYVFEGVRTLVAGGEFSGAMLGWGLGLAVLDIVLAGLVFQWVYRYAVRTGLLARYSAESVT from the coding sequence ATGAAAGCCAGCCGCATCGCGGGCGTCGCCCTGCGCCAGTTCTATCTCTACAAGGGCAACTTCGCGCGCGTCGTGCCGCTGTTCGCGTTCGTGGCCATCGACATGGTGCTGTGGGGGTTCATGACCCGCTACCTCAACAGCGTCGCTTCGCGCGGCTACGACTTCGTGCCCGCGCTGCTGGGCGCGGTGCTGCTGTGGGACTTCTTCGCGCGGGTGATGCAGGGCATGACCATGGGGTTCTTCGAGGACGTCTGGTCCCGCAACTTCCTCAACGTCTTCGCCGCGCCGCTCACCCTGGCGGAGTACGTGAGCGGCCTGGTGCTGACGAGCATCGCGACGAGCGCCATCGGGTTGCTCGTGATGCTCCTGCTGTCCACCACGGTGTTCGGCCTGTCCTTCGCCGCCTACGGCGTGATGTTCGTGCCCTTCATCCTCATCCTCTTCCTGTTCGGCATCGCGCTGGGCATCCTCGGCAGCGCGCTGGTGCTGCGCCTGGGGCCGGCGGCGGAGTGGTTCGTCTGGCCCATCCCCAGCCTGCTGTCGCCCTTCGTGGGGGTCTTCTATCCCCTGTCCACGCTGCCGGAGTGGATGCAGTGGGTGTCGCGCGCGCTGCCCCCGTCGTATGTCTTTGAAGGCGTGCGCACGCTGGTGGCCGGAGGGGAGTTCTCCGGCGCCATGCTGGGCTGGGGCCTGGGGCTCGCGGTGCTGGACATCGTGCTGGCGGGCCTGGTCTTCCAGTGGGTCTACCGCTACGCGGTGCGCACCGGCCTGCTGGCCCGCTACAGCGCTGAAAGCGTCACCTGA